Proteins from a single region of Phycisphaeraceae bacterium D3-23:
- a CDS encoding FeoA family protein, with amino-acid sequence MPDVTPPQDAPPAAAGLDELKAGQTAVILQMDEADHAMLIRLKTMGMHPGRAVRVLRQGSRLVVTCGGTRIGLSATVAKHIRVTPTAS; translated from the coding sequence ATGCCCGATGTGACACCCCCCCAAGACGCCCCCCCCGCCGCCGCCGGGCTCGATGAGCTCAAGGCCGGGCAGACCGCCGTGATCCTGCAGATGGATGAAGCGGACCACGCGATGCTGATCCGTCTCAAGACGATGGGCATGCACCCGGGCCGGGCCGTCCGCGTCCTGCGCCAAGGCAGCCGGCTGGTCGTGACGTGCGGCGGGACCCGCATCGGGCTGTCCGCGACCGTCGCCAAGCACATCCGGGTGACCCCGACCGCTTCCTGA
- a CDS encoding DUF4190 domain-containing protein, translated as MPNTPQHIADTSYACDRCGYDLSGSAVGGVCPECGHPVRDSLRVSAAQSPGGTSSSAMVSMVLGIIAITACGLVGPVAIVMSYRAKEDIREGKASPSTLGMAKAGLILGWISSILTVAGILLYAAILAVTI; from the coding sequence ATGCCCAACACACCCCAACACATCGCGGACACCTCGTATGCCTGCGATCGATGCGGATACGATCTCAGCGGGTCGGCGGTCGGGGGCGTGTGCCCAGAGTGCGGCCACCCGGTCCGCGACTCGCTGCGCGTCTCTGCCGCTCAGTCCCCCGGCGGCACATCGTCGTCCGCGATGGTCTCGATGGTGCTGGGCATCATCGCCATCACCGCCTGCGGTTTGGTCGGACCTGTCGCGATTGTCATGTCTTACCGGGCTAAAGAAGATATCCGCGAAGGCAAGGCATCGCCCAGCACCCTTGGGATGGCGAAGGCGGGCCTGATCCTCGGCTGGATCAGCAGCATCCTCACCGTTGCCGGCATCTTGCTCTACGCCGCGATCTTAGCCGTGACGATCTAA